The Vibrio quintilis DNA window TTGATGTGGCGATGGAGCTGGAAAAAATAGCTTTATCTGATGAATATTTTGTTGATAAAAAGCTCTATCCAAACGTCGATTTTTATTCCGGAATTATTCTGAAAGCGATCGGAATACCGGTTTCAATGTTTACCGTAATATTCGCTATGTCGCGGACGATCGGCTGGATTGCTCACTGGAATGAAATGCACAGTGATCCCGAAAGCCGGATTGGCAGACCAAGACAGCTTTATACCGGGAAAAAAATGCGGGATTTCACTGCATTACATGAACGGGAATAAGCCGGATAACAAACGAAAAACAAGAAGCGGGCTCCAAAGCCCGCTTCTTTCGTTATACCGGATTATCAATGTCAATAAATGTCACATCGAGCTCATGGTGCTCAGCCAGCCATTCACCCAAGGCTTTGACGCCATAACGTTCAGTTGCATGATGTCCGGCCGAAAAGAAATGAACCCCCTGCTCCCGTGCACTGTATGTGGTTCTTTCAGAAATTTCACCGGATATGAATGCATCCAGCCCTTTAGCCGCAGCCAGTTCGATATAATCCTGACCGCCGCCGGTACACCAGCCAATCGTATGTATCACCTTGTGTCCGGCTGAGATATGAAGCGGTTTACGCTCAAGCACCTGTTCAATCTTCTGACCAAATACTTCCGCATCTAAAGGCTGAGATAAAGTACCATACATCGCGACAGACTGGGGATGCTCTTCCAGCCCGCCTGCAACCTGAATGCCGAGTAAGTCAGCCAGCCTCGCGTTATTTCCCAGCTCGGGATGGATATCAAGCGGAAGATGGTAAGCATAAAGGTTGATATCATGTTTGACTAAAGAGCGAATGCGTTTGCCTTTCATACCTCGGACCGGCTCTGGCTCTCCTTTCCAAAAATATCCGTGATGCACCAGCAGTGCGTCCGCTTCAAGTTCAATGGCTTTTTCAATGAGAGCCTGAGAAGCGGTCACGCCGGTGATTACCCGTTTAACCTCTGCTTTTCCTTCAATTTGTAACCCATTTGGACAGTAATCCTTCACCATTTCCGGGCGTAATTTTTCATTCAGTAATGCTTCAAGAGTAAGGTGATTCATAGACCTTGCCTGATTTTTATATGATAACAATGAATTCAGGCTACAATGTAGCAGCCTGTGCATCAAGAGGATACATCAATGGATTTCAATCCACTCATGAAATGGATCATTCACTCACCTACATTGTTCAGCCTTAAGTATCCGGTTGTGGATGGATCGCCTTTCTCCGACGCATCTATTCCTGAAATTCAATTCAGACAGAACAACTCACGCCTCGGCTTTCTGTATCAGGATTTGTGTGCACAACTTTTTGACGCTCACCCGGATTACTCCATTGAAGCAGAAGAGCTGCAACTGACTGAAAACGGCAGAACTCTTGGCGCAATTGACTTCATCATTCATAATCACAAAACATCGGCAATTGAACACTGGGAAGTCGCAGTTAAGTTTTACCTTTTGTTGAATCAAAGGTGGTATGGACCGAATGCCAAAGATCGACTGGATAAAAAACTAAACCATATGCTGACACATCAGCTCCGGCTTTCAGAGCATCAGTTATTCATCCAACGGTATCCGCATTGGGCGACCTTAACACGTCATTTGCTGATGCAGGGAAGGCTTTATATCAATCCTTTTATTGATCAGTCTATCCCAACAGAATGTCTTGGCTATTCACTGAATCAATCGCAAATTCAGGGATTCTGGTGCTATCACTCGCAGGCAGACCAGATTAACTTCCCTCTTTATACTTTAGAGAAAAACCAATGGTTAACAGGAAGCCATCAACACTGCCTTTACGAAAAAA harbors:
- a CDS encoding Nif3-like dinuclear metal center hexameric protein; translation: MNHLTLEALLNEKLRPEMVKDYCPNGLQIEGKAEVKRVITGVTASQALIEKAIELEADALLVHHGYFWKGEPEPVRGMKGKRIRSLVKHDINLYAYHLPLDIHPELGNNARLADLLGIQVAGGLEEHPQSVAMYGTLSQPLDAEVFGQKIEQVLERKPLHISAGHKVIHTIGWCTGGGQDYIELAAAKGLDAFISGEISERTTYSAREQGVHFFSAGHHATERYGVKALGEWLAEHHELDVTFIDIDNPV
- a CDS encoding DUF1853 family protein, producing MDFNPLMKWIIHSPTLFSLKYPVVDGSPFSDASIPEIQFRQNNSRLGFLYQDLCAQLFDAHPDYSIEAEELQLTENGRTLGAIDFIIHNHKTSAIEHWEVAVKFYLLLNQRWYGPNAKDRLDKKLNHMLTHQLRLSEHQLFIQRYPHWATLTRHLLMQGRLYINPFIDQSIPTECLGYSLNQSQIQGFWCYHSQADQINFPLYTLEKNQWLTGSHQHCLYEKKQPEYFTHCISDEGQFWFIVPDKWPG